The Actinoplanes sp. N902-109 genomic interval GGACCCGTGGCAAGGCATCACGGCGAAGGCCGACGAACTCGTCGCGGCAGGTGGCAGCGTTCAGCAGGTCTACCCCGGCCACCACATCGTCATGACGGACCCCGAGGGCAACGAGTTCTGCGTCGGCAATTGACGGGCTTCAGTGGGATGGTGGAGGGGCTCCGCCGAGCGGCGGTGCCTCCGGCTGAGGGGAGAGTTCCGATGACACTCCGTACGAGCCCGCCGTTCCGCGCCGATCATGTGGGCAGCCTGCTGCGGCCGCGGCGGTTGCTGGATGCCCGGGAGCAGTTCGCGGCGGGCAAGATCGAGGCCGACGAACTGCGGGCCCTCGAGGACGAGGCGATCCGCGACGTCGTACGGATGCAGCGTGACGTGGGGCTGCGGTCGGCGACCGACGGCGAGTTCCGGCGTACGTCGTGGCACATGGATTTCATCTACCGGCTCGGCGGGGTGCGTCCCACCGACGAGAAGATCCAGGTGCACTTCCGCAACGCGGACGGCGACCTCGACTTCGAGTCGGCCGCGCTGGCGATCGACGCCCCGGTCCGGCTGACCGGGACGATCTTCGGCGACGACTTCGCGTTCCTGAACGCCACCGTCGAGGACGGGGTGACCGCCAAGCTGACGATCCCGTCGCCCAGCATGGTGCACTACCGCGGCGGGCGGGCGGCGCTCGATCCCGCGGTGTACCCGGACGAGGAGCAGTTCTGGGCCGACCTCAGTGCGGCCTACGCCGAGCAGGTGCGCCGGGTGGCCGGTCTGGGTTGTCGCTACCTGCAGCTCGACGACACCAGCCTCGCCTACCTCAACGACCCGGAGCAGCGCCGGCTGCTGGACGAGCGCGGTGACAACGCCGAGCAGCAGCATCTGCGCTACATCCGGCAGATCAACGCCGCGATCAAGGACCGGCCGGCCGGGCTCGCGGTGACCACCCACATGTGCCGGGGCAACTTCCGCTCGTCGTGGGTGGCCGAGGGCGGCTACGACTTCGTGGCCGAGGCGCTGTTCAGCGAGCTCGCGGTCGACGGCTTCTTCCTCGAGTACGACGACGAGCGCTCCGGTACGTTCGAGCCGCTGCGGTTCGTGCCGCCCGGCAAGATGGTGGTGCTCGGGCTGGTCACCACCAAGCGGGGCGCCCTGGAGTCCAAGGACACCCTCAAGCGCCGCATCGACGAGGCGAGCCGGTACGTACCGCTGGAGCAGCTGTGCCTCTCGCCGCAGTGCGGGTTCTCCTCCACGGTGGAGGGCAACGTGCTGACGTACGACGAAGAGGTCGCCAAGCTCCGCCTCATCGCCGAGACCGCGGCGGAGGTCTGGGGCTGACAACCGGTTCGCGGGGATCGCCGGGCGGCCCGGCCATCCCCGCGGCACCGCGTCAGAGCCGGAGCTGCGGCCAGTCCAGCAGCCCCTCGCCGAGGTCGCGCACGGTGGCGAGCAGGCCGAGGCGCGCGGCGCGCACGGCGGGGTCGTCGGCCATCACGAAGACCTCGTCGAAGAAGCGGTTGACCGGGCCGGTGACCGGCGCGACCGCCGCGGTGAAGGCGGTCAGGTCCGGGCGGGCGGCCCAGTCGAGCGCGGTGACCGCCTCGTGCAGGGCGAGCTCGGCCGGTTCCTTGAGCACCGACGGGTCGTACCCGGCCGGGGTCTGCGCGGGGACGATGCGCCGGGCCCGCTGCACGGCCGCGGCCAGCGCGCGGAACGTGTCGTCGGCGACGAGCCGGCCGAGCTGGGCGAGCAGCCGGTCGGCCACCGCCGGACGGCCGGCGTGCGGCAGCACCGCGCGCACCCGGTCGACCGGATGGCCCTCCTCGGTGAGGGTCTGCTCGAGACGGCGGGTGAGGAAGTCGCGGGTCGCGGCGAGCACGGCCGGGTCGACCTCGACCGGTTGCAGCGACGCCGCCGCGCCGAGCGACTCGAACAGGTCGATGCCGCTCAGGTCGGGATGCGCGCGGTGCACCGCCAGCAGGCCGAGCCCGGCACGGCGCACCGCGAACGGGTCGCTGCTGCCGGTGGGCAGACCCACCGTCGCGGCCAGCCCGGCGATCAGATCGAGGCGATCGGCCAGCGCCAGCACCGCGCCCGGCGTGGTGCCCGGCAGCTCGTCACCGGCGTGGCGGGGCAGCTCCGCCTCGTACAGCGCCTGGGCGACCTCGCGGGTCTCGCCCGCATGCCGGGCGTAGTCGCGGGCCAGCACGCCGGCCAGGCTGGTCAGCTCGGTGACCAGCTGCGAACCGAGGTCGAACTTGAGCAGCTCGCCGGCCCGGCCGATGATCTCGTCGTCCTCGGCCGGCACGGCGGCGGCCGCGGCGAGCAGGGTGGCCAGCGAGTCGATGCGGGCCGCGCGGTCGGCCATCGAGCCGAGCCGGTCGGTGAACGTCAGCCGCTGCAACCGGTCGCGCAGGGTGGCGAGGCTCAGGTTGCGGTCGGCCCGGTAGAAGAACGCCGCGTCCTCGTAGCGGGCGCGCAGCACCGCCTCGTTGCCGGCGCGCACGACGTCCACGTCGACCGGGCCGTTGGCCACGGTGACGAACATCGGCAGCAGCGAGCCGTCCGTCCCCCGTACCGGAAGATAGCGCTGGTGCTTGCGCATCACGGTGGTGAGCACCTCGGCGGGCAGCTCGAGATAGCTCTCGTCGAAGCGGCCCAGCAGCGGGGTGGGCTGCTCGACCAGATAGGCGATCTGGTCGATCAGGTCGCGCTCGGCGGCCACGTCGACGGTGCCCTCACCGTACGCGAGGTCCTGGGCGCCGGTGACGATGAGCTCGCGCCGGTCGTCCGGGTCGGCGACGATGCCGTTGACCGCGATGGTCTCCATGAACGTCTCGGCGGACGCGATGCGCAGCACCGGATCGGCAGCCGTGCGCAGCAACCGGGTCTCGCGGCCGGCCGTGAGTGCCCCCACCGCGACCGGCACGACGTCGTCGCCCCACAGCGCCAGCAGCCAGCGGATCGGCCGGCTGAACGCCAGCGCCGGGTCGTTCCAGCGCATGTTCCTGGACGCCCGCAGGCCCGCGACGACCTGGGCGAGCACCGGGCCGAGCACCTCCAGGGCCGGGCCGCCGGCGACGTGCCGCCGCACCACGAGGTGTTCGACCCCGTTGACCTCGGCGGTCTCCAGCTCACCGGGTGGCACGCCCTGCGAGCGCGCGAACCCGGTCCGGGCCTGCTCGGGCGCGGTGACCCGCGGGCCCTTGACGGTCAGCGTGTGGTCCTCCTCGCGGGCGGCCACCCCGGGGACCACCGCGATCAGCCGCCGCGGCGTGGCGTGCACCCGCACCTCGCCGTGCGCCAGCCGGGTCTGCGCGAGCCGCTCGCCGAGGGCCTGGCGCACCTGCTCGCGGGCCGCCCGGGCCTCGGCCGGCGGCAGCTCCTCGGTGCCGATCTCGAACACCAGCGTGCGCGGCCGTTCCCCGGCGGGCCGCACCGCGAGCGGCTCGGCGGCCACGGGCAGCGGCTCGCTCACCCCGAGCGGATGGCCCTCCTCCTCGCGGCGCGCCACCCACAGGTTGGCCACATCGCCGGCGAGCCGGCGCATCCGGGCGAACTCCGCGGCGCGGTCGGCGGTCGACACGGCACCGCGGGAGTCCAGCACGTTGAACGCATGCGACGACTTGAGCACATACGTGTGGGCGGGCACCGGCAGACCGCGGTCGACCAGGCGCTGGGCCTCCGCGGCGTACAGGTCGAGCAGCTGCCGGTTGGCCGCGACGTCGGCGTCGTCGAGGTAGTAGCGGGACATCTCGTACTCGGCCTGGCCGAACACCTCGCCGTAGCTGACCCCCGCGGCGTACTCGATGTCCTGGAAGTGGGTGACGCCCTGCAGCGCCATGATGATCCGCTCGATGCCGTAGGTGATCTCGACACTGACCGGGTCGAGGTTGATCCCGCCGGCCTGCTGCATGTACGTGAACTGGGTGATCTCCAGCCCGTCGAGCCACACCTCCCAGCCCAGCCCCCACGCCCCCAACGCCGGCGAGGCCCAGTTGTCCTCGACGAACCGCACGTCGTGCGCGGCCACGTCGATCCCCAGCGCGGCCAGGCTGCCCAGGTAGAGCTCCTGGGTGTTGCCCGGGTCGGGCTTGACGATCACCTGGAGCTGGGTGTGCGTCTGCAGCCGGTTGGGGTTCTCGCCGTAGCGCGAGTCGTCGGGCCGCACCGACGGCTCCACGTACACCACGCGCCACGGCTCCGGCCCCAGCACCCGCAGGAACGTCGCGGGGTTGAGGGTCCCGGCGCCGACCTCGGTGTTCATCGGCTGGACGACCAGGCACCCCTGAGCTGTCCAGTACGCCGTGAGCCGCGCGAGCGCGTCCTGCATCGTGAGCATGAGGCCGAAGTCTAATGAGCGATCCATCGGGTATCCCGTCGTCATGCTGACAGGTGACCTCTACCGCTTCCAGGACCTGCTGAGCCCGGCCGAGGCGGCGACCGTGACCCGGGTCCGCGAGTTCCTCGACTCGCAGGTGGTCCCCATCGCCAATGACTGCTGGGCGCGCGCGGAGTTCCCGTTCCAGCTGGTCAAGGGTTTCGCCGAGCTCGACATCGCGGGCGCGCGGCACTCCAACCTGCTGTCCGGCTGGCTGGCGCTGGAGATGGCCCGCGCCGACGCCTCGATGGCCACGTTCTACGGCGTGCACGCCGGGCTGGCGATGGGCAGCATCGAGACCTGCGGCTCACCCGAGCAGCGCGAGCGCTGGCTCCCGGCGATGCGCACCTTCGACACGATCGGCGCGTTCGCCCTCACCGAACCCACCGGCGGCTCGGACGTGGCGGCCGGCCTGCGCACCACCGCCCGCCGCGACGGCGACACCTGGATCTTGAACGGCCGGAAGCGCTGGATCGGCAACGCGACGTTCGCGGACCTGATCGTGGTCTGGGCCCGCGACCTCGATGACAACCAGGTCAAGGGCTTCGTCGTCGACAAGGACACGCCTGGCTTCACCGCCACCAAGATCGAGAACAAGATCGCCCTGCGTACGGTCCAGAACGCCGACATCACCTTCGACGACTGCGCCGTAGCGGAGTCGCACCGGCTGGCGAACGCCCGCACGTTCAAGGACACGTCGAAGGTCCTGCGCGCCACCCGCAGCGGCGTCGCCTGGGAGGCGGCCGGCGTGATGCTGGCGGCGTACGAGATCGCCCTGGACTATGCCAAGGAGCGCGAGCAGTTCGGCCGCCCGATCGGCAAGTTCCAGCTCGTGCAGGACCTGCTGGTGCGCATGCTCGGCAACGTCACCGGAGCCCTCGGCATGTGCGTGCGCCTGGCCCAGCTGCAGGACGCCGGCGAGTTCAAGGACGAACACTCCGCCCTGGCCAAGGCCTACGTCACGACCCGCATGCGCGAGGTGGTCGGCTGGGCCCGCGAACTGCTGGCCGGCAACGGCATCGTGCTCGACTACAACATCGGCCGCTTCGTGGCCGACGCCGAGGCCCTCTACTCCTACGAGGGCACCCGGGAGATCAACACGATGATCGTGGGCCGCGCGGTGACCGGGCTGAGCGCCTTCGTCTGAGTGGGCCCCGGGCACCGCGGGTAGGCTGATCGTTCGTCATCGGACGGGGAGGCCGGCGTGGACTACGGCGACAAGCTGTTCTGGCTCTCGGTGCTGATCCAACGCAAGTACGCGCAGATCTGCACCGAGTTCGACCTGACCCCCGCGCAGGCCACGCTCATCTGCGCGGTCCGCAACGAGCCACGGCAGATGGCTTACCTCGCCGCGTCGCTGGGCATGACCAAGAACGCCTTGAGCCAGCTGGTCGATCGCACCGCCCGGCGCGAGCTGGTCACCCGGGCCGGCTCGGCGCAGGACCGGCGGGTCGTCATGCTCAGTGCGACGCCCACGGGCAAGGTGCTCGCCGAGGCCTTCTACGCCGAGATCACCAAGCGCCTGCCCGAGATCGCGAGCCACCTCGGCGCCGACGATCAGCGCGACTTCGAGCGGGTGGCCACCGCCGTCGTGGAAACCTCGGACCTGTCCGCGCCGGCCCCGGTCCAACCCGGCACACCGTGAGGTCGCCGTTCACCGCGCCTTGACGATGTTCATGTCGTGAACTAGTTTCGTTCACGCCATGAACTAGTGAGGGGTGGCAGCGATGAGCACACAGATGACCGGCACGATCGCAGTCTTCGGCGCGACCGGGCGCCAGGGCGGGGCGGTGGTCGACGCGCTGCTGGACCACAACGCGCGGGTGCGGGCCCTGGTCCGCGACCCGCGGTCCGGCCGGGCCCGGGCGCTGGCCGCCCGCGGCGTCGAGCTGGCGGCCGTCCGGGCCGACGACCCGGCGTCGCTGGCCGCCGCGCTGGCGGCGGTGGCGGGGTTCTCCTTCATGACCCCGGAGGCGAACAGCCTCGCCGAGGTCGAGACGGAGATCCGCATCGGCACCGCGCTCGTCGACGCGGCGGTCGAGGCGGGCGTCCCGCACGTCGTGTTCACCTCGGTCCTCGGCGCGGACCGGGAATCCGGTGTGCCGCACCACGACTCGAAGCACCGGATCGAGGAGCACCTGAAGAAGTCCGGCCTGCGGGCCACGATGGTTCGCGCGTCCGCCTTCATGGAGAACTTCGCGAGCGTGCTGGCACCGACCCTGGAGCACGGGGAGCTCGTGCTGAGGCTGCCGCTGCCCGCGGACGTCGCCCTGAAGATGATCTCGACCAGGGACATCGGCCGGGTCGCCGCCGCGCTGCTGCTCGGCACCGCGCAGGTGCCCGGCGGAGCCGTCGAACTCGTCGGCGACGAACTGACCGGCCCCCGGATCGCCGCGGCGTTCGGCGCCTGCGCCGGGCTCCCGGCACGGTACGAGGCCCTCCCGTTGAGCGTGCTTCCCAACGAGCTCGACCAGGCGATGTTCCGCCAGTTCGCGCAGGCGGCACCAGACCCCTCGGCCCTCGCGGTGGTCCGTGCGATCGAGCCGGCCACCCTGGACCTGGCCGGGTGGATCCGAGCTACCGGCTGGGCGCCCGCGGATGGCGCCGGATCCTGAGCGTCCGGCCGATGAACGCCCCGCCGATGCCGCCCTCAACCGCGCGGGCCGAGGGCGGCATCGGTGTTCAGGCCGTGGCGTGCACCGGCACCACGTCCGGGGCGCCCAGCCGGGCGGCGTCCGCGGTCTCGTCGTCCGGCTGTTCCTGCGAGGCCCGTTCCGCCTCGACGCGCAGGCGGTAGTTGGTCACCTCGCGTTCCCGCTGCTCCTTGCTCCAGTGCAGGACGTCACCCATGAGGTCGGCGGCCATGGGGGCGGCGCCGACGCCGCGGTCGAAGGTCTCGATGGAGATGCGGGTGCGGCGGGTGAGCACGTCCTCGAGGTGGCGGGCGCCCTCGTGGCCGGCGGCGTAGGTGATCTCGGCGCGCAGGTGGTCCTCGGCGCCGTCGAGGGGTCTGCCGAGCGACGGGTCCTCGCGGACCAGCGCGAGCACCTCGTGCACCAGGCTGCCGTAGCGGCCCAGCAGGTGCTCGACCCGGGCCACGTGCAGCCCGGACTCCTCGGCCAGCAGGCGGCGGCGGTTCCACAGTGCCGCGTAGCCCTCCGCACCCAGCAGCGGGACCCGTTCCGTGCAGGAGCGCGGCACCGAGCGGCCGAGGTTGTGCACGGCCGCGTCGATGGCGTCGCGGGCCATCACCCGGTAGGTGGTGTACTTGCCGCCGGCCACCACGACCAGGCCGGGCACCGGGCTGCCGACGGTGTGCTCGCGCGA includes:
- a CDS encoding acyl-CoA dehydrogenase family protein, which produces MLTGDLYRFQDLLSPAEAATVTRVREFLDSQVVPIANDCWARAEFPFQLVKGFAELDIAGARHSNLLSGWLALEMARADASMATFYGVHAGLAMGSIETCGSPEQRERWLPAMRTFDTIGAFALTEPTGGSDVAAGLRTTARRDGDTWILNGRKRWIGNATFADLIVVWARDLDDNQVKGFVVDKDTPGFTATKIENKIALRTVQNADITFDDCAVAESHRLANARTFKDTSKVLRATRSGVAWEAAGVMLAAYEIALDYAKEREQFGRPIGKFQLVQDLLVRMLGNVTGALGMCVRLAQLQDAGEFKDEHSALAKAYVTTRMREVVGWARELLAGNGIVLDYNIGRFVADAEALYSYEGTREINTMIVGRAVTGLSAFV
- a CDS encoding MarR family winged helix-turn-helix transcriptional regulator, with the translated sequence MDYGDKLFWLSVLIQRKYAQICTEFDLTPAQATLICAVRNEPRQMAYLAASLGMTKNALSQLVDRTARRELVTRAGSAQDRRVVMLSATPTGKVLAEAFYAEITKRLPEIASHLGADDQRDFERVATAVVETSDLSAPAPVQPGTP
- a CDS encoding glycine--tRNA ligase, encoding MLTMQDALARLTAYWTAQGCLVVQPMNTEVGAGTLNPATFLRVLGPEPWRVVYVEPSVRPDDSRYGENPNRLQTHTQLQVIVKPDPGNTQELYLGSLAALGIDVAAHDVRFVEDNWASPALGAWGLGWEVWLDGLEITQFTYMQQAGGINLDPVSVEITYGIERIIMALQGVTHFQDIEYAAGVSYGEVFGQAEYEMSRYYLDDADVAANRQLLDLYAAEAQRLVDRGLPVPAHTYVLKSSHAFNVLDSRGAVSTADRAAEFARMRRLAGDVANLWVARREEEGHPLGVSEPLPVAAEPLAVRPAGERPRTLVFEIGTEELPPAEARAAREQVRQALGERLAQTRLAHGEVRVHATPRRLIAVVPGVAAREEDHTLTVKGPRVTAPEQARTGFARSQGVPPGELETAEVNGVEHLVVRRHVAGGPALEVLGPVLAQVVAGLRASRNMRWNDPALAFSRPIRWLLALWGDDVVPVAVGALTAGRETRLLRTAADPVLRIASAETFMETIAVNGIVADPDDRRELIVTGAQDLAYGEGTVDVAAERDLIDQIAYLVEQPTPLLGRFDESYLELPAEVLTTVMRKHQRYLPVRGTDGSLLPMFVTVANGPVDVDVVRAGNEAVLRARYEDAAFFYRADRNLSLATLRDRLQRLTFTDRLGSMADRAARIDSLATLLAAAAAVPAEDDEIIGRAGELLKFDLGSQLVTELTSLAGVLARDYARHAGETREVAQALYEAELPRHAGDELPGTTPGAVLALADRLDLIAGLAATVGLPTGSSDPFAVRRAGLGLLAVHRAHPDLSGIDLFESLGAAASLQPVEVDPAVLAATRDFLTRRLEQTLTEEGHPVDRVRAVLPHAGRPAVADRLLAQLGRLVADDTFRALAAAVQRARRIVPAQTPAGYDPSVLKEPAELALHEAVTALDWAARPDLTAFTAAVAPVTGPVNRFFDEVFVMADDPAVRAARLGLLATVRDLGEGLLDWPQLRL
- a CDS encoding 5-methyltetrahydropteroyltriglutamate--homocysteine S-methyltransferase, encoding MTLRTSPPFRADHVGSLLRPRRLLDAREQFAAGKIEADELRALEDEAIRDVVRMQRDVGLRSATDGEFRRTSWHMDFIYRLGGVRPTDEKIQVHFRNADGDLDFESAALAIDAPVRLTGTIFGDDFAFLNATVEDGVTAKLTIPSPSMVHYRGGRAALDPAVYPDEEQFWADLSAAYAEQVRRVAGLGCRYLQLDDTSLAYLNDPEQRRLLDERGDNAEQQHLRYIRQINAAIKDRPAGLAVTTHMCRGNFRSSWVAEGGYDFVAEALFSELAVDGFFLEYDDERSGTFEPLRFVPPGKMVVLGLVTTKRGALESKDTLKRRIDEASRYVPLEQLCLSPQCGFSSTVEGNVLTYDEEVAKLRLIAETAAEVWG
- a CDS encoding NmrA/HSCARG family protein, whose product is MSTQMTGTIAVFGATGRQGGAVVDALLDHNARVRALVRDPRSGRARALAARGVELAAVRADDPASLAAALAAVAGFSFMTPEANSLAEVETEIRIGTALVDAAVEAGVPHVVFTSVLGADRESGVPHHDSKHRIEEHLKKSGLRATMVRASAFMENFASVLAPTLEHGELVLRLPLPADVALKMISTRDIGRVAAALLLGTAQVPGGAVELVGDELTGPRIAAAFGACAGLPARYEALPLSVLPNELDQAMFRQFAQAAPDPSALAVVRAIEPATLDLAGWIRATGWAPADGAGS